The following DNA comes from Castanea sativa cultivar Marrone di Chiusa Pesio chromosome 10, ASM4071231v1.
CTTTTACATGAATTCTTATCATTTCTGAGATTTTcatccaattaaattttttaatatttatattgctagctagtaacaaatttatcaaaagatCTTATTTGACATTCaattgatttctctctctctctctctctctcttaaatttttcaCATCAATACTTCCTAGAAgacatattattaaaaaatatttacaaataaaaggaaaactatctacaaaataaaattatataatgatGACaagtataaattaaattttaaaaatgtagaccaaaatttattttatcaaaggCACAATTGCAATTTCACTTAACAATGGGATCGCCAAATGGCCTCAATATGTCTAAGCAAAAATGGATTCAACACATATATTGATGAATTAATTAATGCTAACCAAACTAATATTAATTCCATATAGAGAATCATATACCATGGTTGAGggtataaaatttaacaaaaggaGATGCAattgtgttttgtttgtttgttttttttttttttaaatgagttttAATTTACTTTAGGTAAGACAAGCATGGAGGAAAgcttaaatctaattttgatttttgattttggtgttgagagagagattgcTTGGTGTATGACCACATGAGatattgacttttaaaaaaacgcttatttaattttcttttttggcatgTGTATATGTCTACTAGATAGGAGAATAGATCTTGtaacttgtaagttgtaactataTGCGTCATGGTCTTTAATTTTTCTGAATAATCTGTAGTATTAAGAGGTTTATTCTATCTGCCTTTTCCACCTGTAAAACGACAAGTACAAAAGGTTAAGCAGACAAGGAATGGGCTAATACATTTGCAGCTCAATTTACACGAACggcaaagaaaatattttatcaattacaTGGCCACGTTACCAGTAATAGTatagtatagatagatagaaCAGTGAGGACCAtgattgatgtttttttttattgtttttttcttttttaagtgaaGAACATGCATGATTGGGAGAatctccttttatttatttatttttaaatgtgatCTAATTTAGAAAGATGTGCTCATGGTGATTTCTCTAATACAGGTTCGGCCGGCTGTATTATGAGTCTGGTCCTTAAAGGCAATGAACAAGATAAGCTTTTGGTATATTTAAATAtgtatacttttatatataaataaataaatagaaagaatATATGGCCACGAAACAGTGAAAGCCATTTCGTAATCTAACAAAGACCAATAACTATAAGAGATCGAGGTTGaaatgatcaattttttttttaaacaacagTAATAGACAAATGAACTAAAAGAAGAGTCTTGACTCTTGAAGCCAATTTCTATAGGAACATAAGATAAAGAGTGTCAAatctaatattttttgaaattatggtCATAAGGCTTAATAAATAGTCCAATATTTTTTGGGTATGAAAAACTACGTCCAAAGTTGCCATTCCTATACATTAAGAGGAGGGGAATATGAAAATTCGAAATTAAAGGACTGCTCTCCTCTCTGTAGGAGTCTTTTCTCTCGTGGCTGACGAGACTCTTCCTCCCTCAGATTTGTTCTAAGGGTCTgaattttctcttttcctttctcttttcattCTATACTTTCATTATGGCGGAAGATGTGATCGATAGGTTGGGAAACATGAAGTTGACAGCGGAGGAAGAGGAAGTTATTGCAATTCCTGATGAAGGGCGTATGGAGGAAATGGAGAGCTGTTCATTGAGTCTTATTGGAAAGTTTTTAACGTGTAAGGCTTTCAATAAAAGAGCAGCATGGACTACATTGCAAAAAGCATGGGGACTGCATACAGGATTACAGATAATAGAAGTTGGGTCGAACCTATTTCAGTTCAAGTTTCAGTCTGAATTTGAGATGTGCAGAGTGATTAGAGGAGGGCCGTGGACTTTTGATAATCAGTTACTTATGTTGAAGAAATGGCACAGGGGGATGACGGCAAGTAATGTCAGATTGGAACATGCTTCCTTATGGGTTCAGATATGGGGAGCTCCATTTGATATGATGTCTCCTCAGGTAGTGACAGAAGTAGGCAATAGATTGGGTGTGGTGGAGGAAGTAGAGAGAAGGAAAGTGCGggatatccaaaaaaaatttatgagagTTCGAGTGGCTCTTCCTATCTCAAAACCATTGCGGCGTGGCAGCTATATTGTTGATTCTAGTGGTCAGCGTACATGGGTAAATTTCAAATATGAGAGGTTGCcaattttttgctatttttgtgGTCTGCTTGGGCATGATGTACGTCATTGTGCAAACCATTTTGCCATTGAGAAGAATGGAGGTGAGGTTGATTATCAATATGGTGAATGGTTGAAAGCAGTTGGTGGTCGTGCAAGAACACCACCAAGATCACCACCACGGGATGGTGGCGCCGAGGACAATCAACCATCAGATACATGTGAACTGAGGAGATCCGTGAATCAAGGAAAGGATAAGCCACAGTATGTTGATAATTTCGAAGTTTATGAAGCAAAGAAGGATACGCAAGGCCAAGGGATATATTCGAAGGTTCAGCCACATGTAGCCGAGAATGGGGGAGTAATTGAAGGAAGGAATATTGATATACCTATCCCTTTTGTCGTGGAGAAGTTTACGGTGAATTCAAATGTAGATCAGATGGTAACGCAGGATAATAATTTAGTTGATGAACTGAGTAAGTTGGAGCCAACTTCAAATTTTAAGCAACATGTGGGAGCAGATGAGGGCGAGACTCTTGATATCTCTACCCCTAATTTTGTGGAGAATATTAAGGTAAACCCAAGTGCAAGCCTTGTGGACACGGAAAGTAATCTGTCAGTGACTGGGCCGAGTGAACTGAAGTCAACAAAGAGAAGTCTACGTGGACAAGAATAGTGCGGATGGACTATGGGCTTGGTGGGCTTCCTAGTGTCAGTGAGATACCTTTACTGGGGAAGAGAGGAAAACCATGTGAAGTTGACTGTCCATCTaagctggaagctgaagaggtGCAACATACTAAACGTGGGAAGGTAGAGGTGAATTCTTTAAACTTAGATGACGGATCGGCGGGGGTGGAGTACCACCCTTGCCGGAAGCGATGGAGCTATTAAGTTGGAACTGTCAAGAGCTTGGGAACCCTTGGACAGGTCGTAGCCTTCGCAAATTAGTGAGGGAACAAGCTCCCACCGTGTGCTTCTTGATGGAGACTCGGTTAGATAAGGAAGGGTTTGAGAGGTTGTATGGTGAACTACCCTACCCGAATAAGATTATTGTTAAACATCCTAATTCGGGAGGTGGATTGGCATTGATATGGAAGAATGAAGTACAACTACAATTAGTCAATTacacaaaaaatcatattttggtCAAGGTTAGTAAGGATGATGGATTTGAATGGTGGCTAACAGGTTTTTATGGCTGGCCAGAGGCAAGTCAACGGTATAAATCTTGGGAGCTACTATCCTATCTTAAGACTTTTGTGGAGGGGCCATGGCTTTGTATTGGGGACTTTAATGCAATAAGCCAGTCTACAGAGAAGCTTAGTAAGCGGCCTTCTTAGATGAGTCAAATTGATGCATTCCGTGAGGCATTGGAGAGTTGCCAACTGGAGGATTTGGGTTATAGGGGATATCCTTATACTTGGAATAACAAAAGGCCGGGGGATGCTAACACAAAAATGAGGTTGGATAGGGCTGTAGCAACAAAGCCATGGAGAGATAAATTCCAGTTAAGTACAGTAAACCATCTTTCTCCACATGCATCAGATCATCTCCCTATTGTTCTTTAGACAAAGCATTATGGGAGGAATGGTCCAAGGGCAAGACCTGGTTTCAAGTTCGAAGAAAATTGGCTTCTATGGGAAGATTGTGAGACAGTGATTAAAGAAGCATGGTGTGTGGATGTGGGTGGCATGCATGGGATGGCTCGGCTAAGACATAAAATTAAAGCTTGTGGTGCAGATTTACGAGCATGGGGTTCTTCAAAGTCTAGGCCGAATGATGAAGAGATAAAACTGATCCAAAAACAACTTGAGATTCTGAATGCAGCTGAGAGTACTGAGGAGTCTAGATCTGAATATCTGACTGTGAGTAAAAAGTTGGATGATCTTTTGCTGaaacaagaaattttttgggcCCAGAGATCTAGAATTTCTTGGCTGAAACATGgggataaaaatacaaaattttttcacTCTAAAGCATCTCAAAGGCGAAGAAGGGATCATATCCatagaattaaaaatattaatggaGAGTGTGTGGAAGAGGTGGAGGAAATAGCTGAAGTAGCTACTAACTATTTTGATAGTTTATTTACTGCAGGTGTATGTGATTAGATTCAGGACTGTCTTAATGCGGTGGTACATCAGATTACTCCTAACATGCATCAGATATTGTCTAGTGATTTTACTATTGATGAGATTAAAGCGGCGTTGTTTCAAATGGGAACAACAAAGGCTCCTGGACCTGATGGTATAAATGCTTTATTTTACCAAAAGTTTTGGCATGTAGTGGGAGATAATGTTGTTTCTGCTGTATTGGATTATCTAAACTCTGGTGTTATGCATCCTGATATTAATCATACTAATATTGTATTAATCCCCAAAGTGAAGAATCCTGAGAAAATGGCTAATTTTCGACCTATTAGCTTATGTAATgttagttacaaaattatttctaaGGTGTTGGCTAATAGGCTAAAATAGATTCTTCCAGCTATTATATCTCCTACTCAGAGTGCCTTCATCCCAGGTCATCTTATCACAGATAATATTTTGGTGGCGTATGAGACTTTGCACTCTATGCATGTAaggaaaaaaggtaaaaaaggcTCCATAGCACTAAAGTTAGATATCAGCAAGGCATATGATCGGGTTGAATGGCCTTTTCTACAAGGTATGATGCAAAAGATGGGTTTCCCTGAAAGATGGATTGGGTGGGTGATGGGTTGTGTGACCACACCCTCTTTTTCTATTCTCATTAATGGTAAACCTTATGGGATATCAACCCCTCTAGGGGTATTCGTCAGGGTGATCCACTATCACCTTATTTGTTCCTTTTACATGCAGAGGGATTGACTTCACTTTTAACAAAGGTTGAGCATGATGGACGAATTCATGGGGTATCTGTCTGTAGAAGTGTgcctaaaatttcaaatctaatgTTTGTTGACGACTCCTTACTGTTTTGTAGAGCTACACAGGGTGAGGTAGAAGTGATTAATGAGGTGTTGCAGGTATATGCTAATGCATCTGGCCAATGTATAAATATGAATAAGTCATCGGTATATTTTAGTAGTAATACTCCTAATCAACAAAAAGAGGAGATTGTGGCAGCCTTGGGTGTTAAACAGGTGGAGAAATTTGAAGCATATTTGGGGCTGCCTACGTTGGTGGGAAGGGCCAAATATCAAACCTTTTCTTATCTAAAGGATAGGgtttggaaaaaattacaaGGGTGGAAGGGTAGGATGCTATCACGGGCCGGGAAGGAAGTGCTTATAAAAGCGGTTGCCCAATCCATACCAACTTATACTATGGGGGTTTTTTTACTACCGCTAAAACTTTGTGATGAGTTGAATGCTATGTGTgcaaaattttggtgggggcaaatTGGTAATGAGAGGAAAATACATTGGAAGAATTGGAGCTTTTTGTCTCGGCCAAAATATGAAGGGGGGATGGGATCTAgggatttaaggttttttaacCTTGCCATGCTAGCAAAACAGGGGTGGAGGTTGCTGCATGATCGAAGTTCCTTATTATTTCAATGCTTTAAGGCAAGGTATTTCCCTCGGTGTAATTTTCTGGATGCGGTTGAGTCACCAAATTCTTCATATGTTTGGAAAAGTATGGTTGCTGCATTACCTATTCTTAAGAGTGGGTGTTGTTGGCGTGTGGGAAATGGTGAATCCATCAAGGTATACTTAGATAAATGGATACCTAATTGTACAGCACATAGGATTCTGCAATGGGAGTAAGATGCTGATAGGGAGATGCCAGTATCGGAGCTTATTGATGCTAAATTAAATTGGTGGAGGCGTGATATAAGTATGTAAAAATTTTCTGCAAAGGAGGCTGCTGCTATCTGCAAAATTCCTTTGAGCCGAAGAAACATAGCTGATTCTCTTGTGTGGTTGCATACCAAGAATGGGAAGTATTCTGTTAAATCCGGATATCATGTTGCAAGGAAAGTGATGAGGAATGATGATGGGGTTGGAAGCTCAGATGGTTGTCGTGGTCAGCAAATATGGAAGCAGATTTGGCAACTACATGtgccaaataaaattaaaatattttggtggAGAGCTTGCCAAGATATCTTACCTACACGGGTGAACCTTGCTCGAaggaaaataatatttgaaacGGGCTGTCAATTCTGTATAAGGGAGCCTGAATCTATAATACATGCAGTTTGGGAGTATGGGGTGGCGCAAGATGTGTGGGTTGGCTGTGCTATTAAAGTGCAGAAGTGTAATACATATTTCCCTGACATTGTTGCCTTGTTTGAGTATGTTTTGGAAAGATTTTCAACAGCTGAAGTTAAAGTGTTCCTTGTTCAAGCTTGGTTTCTTTGGAATCAGAGAAATACAATTATACATGGAGGATAGATGCGAGACCCAAAATGGCTGAATCAGAGAGCATTTGAGTATTTAGATGAGTACAGAAGTGTTCAAGCTCAGATGGACATCCCAAACGCAGCGCCACAGTCCGGACAGAGCTAGAAACCACCTCCTTCATCGTTGTACAAGCTTAATTTCAGCGCTGCGGTATCTGATAGAACTCAGAGCTCGGGCTTTGGAGCAATAATTCGAAACTCTGCAAGTGAAGTCATGGCGGCAATGTCTATCAAAGGACCCTCAGTCAGTTGCAGCGAAGAAGTAGAGGCGTTGGCTTGCTAAAAGGCTCTTGAATTTGCTGTGGAGTTAGGATTTACAAAGATGATAATTGAAGGGGACAACGTTGCTTTATGAGAGCAGTGGCGAGCACTTCAGGCAATCTGTCATTGCTGGGACATGTGTATGAGGATATCAAATGTAGCATCCGTGGGTTGCATTTTGCTGATATTAGCTGTGTTAAAAGAGGGGGAAATAAGGTTGCGCATATCTTGGCCCAATACGCCAAAAATGTTGATAATGAATTGTATTGGATGGAGGATTCTCCTCCCCTTGTTTTAGACGCCTTGTATCAGGATTGCTTAAATATGAATGAATGAATATATgtttccttttcaaaaaaaaaaaaaaagttgccatTCCTAttcattattgttgttgtttatattagacatattatagcccaaatttttttcaaaaaataaatattatagcCCAAGTGGCCCAAACTAATTATAGGCGATCATATCAACTTCAGTGTCTGACCATTCAATGCTAGCTCTTTGGGTAGATGGAAGAGCTCCAAAGCCGGTTCAAAATAAGTTGTTTAGATTCGAAGCGATGTGGCTTAAAGATCCAAGGTGTGATGACATAGTCACGGATTCATGGCAGGAGGGTCTGAACAAAGCTACAGGTTGTCAATTTACAAACTGCATATAGCAATGTAGGGAAAGATTGAGGCATTGGAATAAAGAGGAGTTTGGACATGTGGAGAGAAAAATAGCAAGCTTTCAATGAAGATTACAAATTCTGGAAGCTCGCCGTACTAGTAGCCATACTAAGAGGGAAATTAGAGAAGTTCGAAAAACTTTGATATATGGCTAGACGCTGAATGCACTATGTGGCAACAAAGATCTTGCAATACTTGGCTGGTGAGTGGTGACCGTAGTACTAATTTTTTCCATGCCAAAGCTTCTAATCGATTTTGAAGGAATGGTATCAAAGGGATGTGTGATGTGGCTGGAGTTTGGCAGGAAGATGACCGAGTAGTGGAGCAAATTGTAATAGACTATTTTACTTCCATCTTTCAATCGCAAGGAAGATCAAATGCTACTCTAGTAGTGGAAACTGTTAAACCAATTGTTACTAGCTCGATGAATGAGTCTTTGATCATGGAGTTTAAAGCTGAGGAAGTG
Coding sequences within:
- the LOC142612276 gene encoding uncharacterized protein LOC142612276 — its product is MSQIDAFREALESCQLEDLGYRGYPYTWNNKRPGDANTKMRLDRAVATKPWRDKFQLSTTKHYGRNGPRARPGFKFEENWLLWEDCETVIKEAWCVDVGGMHGMARLRHKIKACGADLRAWGSSKSRPNDEEIKLIQKQLEILNAAESTEESRSEYLTIQDCLNAVVHQITPNMHQILSSDFTIDEIKAALFQMGTTKAPGPDGINALFYQKFWHVVGDNVVSAVLDYLNSGVMHPDINHTNIVLIPKVKNPEKMANFRPISLCHLITDNILVAYETLHSMHVRKKGKKGSIALKLDISKAYDRVEWPFLQEGLTSLLTKVEHDGRIHGVSVCRSVPKISNLMFVDDSLLFCRATQGEVEVINEVLQARYFPRCNFLDAVESPNSSYVWKSMVAALPILKSGCCWRVGNGESIKEAAAICKIPLSRRNIADSLVWLHTKNGKYSVKSGYHVARKVMRNDDGVGSSDGCRGQQIWKQIWQLHVPNKIKIFWWRACQDILPTRVNLARRKIIFETGCQFCIREPESIIHAVWEYGVAQDVWVGCAIKVQKCNTYFPDIVALFEYVLERFSTAEVKVFLVQAWFLWNQRNTIIHGG